One segment of Enterobacter ludwigii DNA contains the following:
- the fucU gene encoding L-fucose mutarotase — protein MLKTISPLISPELLKVLAEMGHGDEIIFSDAHFPAHTMGPQVIRADGLKVSELLHAIIPLFELDSYAPPLVMMAAVEGDSLDPRVEARYRDALSRQAPCPAITRIDRYAFYARAKKSFAIVVTGECAKYGNILLKKGVTP, from the coding sequence ATGTTAAAAACGATTTCACCGTTAATATCACCTGAACTACTGAAAGTCCTGGCCGAAATGGGCCACGGCGATGAGATTATTTTTTCTGATGCCCATTTCCCCGCCCACACTATGGGACCGCAGGTTATACGTGCCGATGGGCTAAAGGTCAGCGAATTGCTGCATGCGATTATCCCGCTGTTTGAGCTCGACAGCTACGCGCCGCCACTGGTGATGATGGCTGCAGTTGAGGGTGACTCCCTCGATCCCCGTGTTGAGGCTCGCTATCGCGATGCGCTTTCACGTCAGGCACCCTGTCCGGCAATTACCCGCATTGACCGCTATGCGTTTTACGCACGTGCCAAAAAATCCTTTGCGATCGTTGTCACAGGGGAGTGTGCTAAATACGGGAATATTCTTTTAAAAAAGGGGGTAACGCCGTAA
- a CDS encoding YnfU family zinc-binding protein, whose protein sequence is MSMSGRKNTQFRRNYLVKCPCPNCSKDSEHSFSRVQKGAQLVCPHCSTLFKTAQKF, encoded by the coding sequence ATGTCTATGTCAGGACGTAAAAATACACAATTCCGTCGCAATTACTTAGTAAAATGTCCATGTCCAAACTGTTCAAAAGACTCTGAGCATAGTTTCAGCCGTGTACAAAAAGGGGCTCAACTTGTCTGCCCACACTGCAGCACTCTTTTCAAAACCGCTCAAAAATTCTAA
- a CDS encoding cold shock domain-containing protein: MSSRIIGLVKWFNEDKGFGFISPVDGSKDVFVHFSALQGDDFKTLFEGQKVEFAIQSGEKGPAAASVILCDR; the protein is encoded by the coding sequence ATGTCTTCAAGAATTATAGGTTTGGTTAAGTGGTTTAACGAAGATAAAGGTTTCGGTTTTATCTCTCCTGTCGATGGCAGCAAAGATGTGTTTGTGCACTTTTCTGCTCTGCAGGGTGATGATTTTAAAACTCTCTTTGAAGGCCAGAAGGTCGAATTTGCTATCCAGAGTGGCGAAAAAGGCCCTGCTGCTGCAAGCGTAATACTTTGCGATAGATAA
- a CDS encoding ABC transporter ATP-binding protein, translating into MNEPLLAFREVDVFYGVIQALKQVSLEVHKGETVALIGANGAGKSTLLMSIFGQPRIRNGQILFCGEDISHKSTHYVASGGIAQAPEGRRIFPDMTVEENLLMGTIPVGNQFAANDMQSMFELFPRLKERRKQRAMTMSGGEQQMLAIARALMSRPKLLLLDEPSLGLAPIVVKQIFQTLRELARNGMTIFLVEQNAHHALKLSDRGYVMVNGQIRLSGSGEELLGNQEVRKAYLGGV; encoded by the coding sequence ATGAATGAGCCGCTGCTGGCATTTCGCGAGGTGGATGTGTTCTATGGCGTGATTCAGGCGCTGAAGCAGGTATCCCTCGAAGTGCATAAAGGGGAAACGGTGGCGCTTATCGGCGCGAATGGCGCGGGTAAATCGACATTGCTGATGTCTATTTTTGGCCAACCGCGTATTCGTAACGGGCAAATCCTGTTTTGCGGCGAAGACATCAGCCATAAATCTACCCACTATGTGGCCTCCGGCGGCATAGCGCAGGCACCCGAGGGGCGGCGTATTTTTCCGGATATGACGGTTGAAGAGAACCTGCTGATGGGGACCATTCCTGTCGGCAATCAATTTGCCGCCAACGATATGCAGAGCATGTTTGAGCTGTTCCCGCGCCTCAAAGAACGCCGTAAACAGCGAGCCATGACCATGTCCGGCGGAGAACAGCAAATGCTTGCCATCGCCCGCGCGCTAATGAGCCGCCCTAAACTGCTACTGCTGGATGAACCCAGCCTGGGTCTGGCGCCCATAGTGGTTAAGCAGATCTTCCAGACGCTGCGCGAGCTGGCTCGCAACGGCATGACCATTTTTCTGGTAGAGCAAAATGCGCATCATGCTCTGAAGCTTTCTGACCGTGGCTACGTCATGGTCAACGGGCAAATTCGCCTCAGCGGCAGCGGCGAGGAGTTGCTGGGAAACCAGGAGGTAAGAAAAGCCTATTTAGGCGGAGTGTAA
- the fucR gene encoding L-fucose operon activator translates to MKEARQQTIIDLLIQHHSLTTDVLSTQLNVSKETIRRDLSELQAQGKVLRNHGRAKYIHRENQDSGDPFHIRLKSHFTHKADIAREAMEWIEAGMVIALDASSTCWYLARQLPDIDIQVFTNSHPICLELGKREQIQLISSGGKLERKYGCYVNPSLISQLKLLDIDLFIFSCEGIDSHGGLWDSNSVNAGFKSLLLKRASQSLLLIDKSKFNRSGEARIGHLDEVTHIVSDTQLNESGLRQ, encoded by the coding sequence ATGAAAGAGGCACGTCAGCAAACGATAATCGACCTGTTGATTCAGCATCATAGTCTGACGACGGACGTTTTATCCACCCAGCTTAACGTCAGTAAAGAGACCATTCGCCGCGATCTCAGCGAACTGCAGGCGCAGGGAAAAGTGCTGCGCAACCACGGTCGGGCGAAATATATTCACCGGGAAAACCAGGACAGCGGCGATCCTTTTCATATTCGCCTTAAGAGCCACTTCACGCATAAAGCGGATATCGCCAGAGAAGCGATGGAGTGGATTGAAGCCGGGATGGTCATTGCCCTGGATGCCAGCTCAACCTGCTGGTACCTTGCGCGTCAACTGCCTGACATCGATATTCAGGTCTTTACTAACAGTCACCCCATCTGCCTGGAACTGGGCAAACGTGAACAGATTCAACTTATTAGCTCCGGCGGTAAACTCGAGCGTAAGTATGGCTGCTACGTTAACCCCTCGTTGATTTCACAACTTAAACTGCTGGACATCGACCTGTTTATCTTCTCCTGCGAAGGGATAGACAGTCATGGAGGGTTGTGGGATTCCAACAGTGTCAACGCTGGCTTCAAATCGCTGCTACTCAAGCGCGCTTCTCAGTCTTTATTGTTGATAGATAAGAGTAAGTTTAATCGTTCAGGGGAGGCCAGAATTGGGCACCTGGATGAGGTAACGCATATTGTGTCTGACACACAACTGAATGAATCAGGGCTGAGACAATAA
- the fucP gene encoding L-fucose:H+ symporter permease — protein MGNTTIPTQSFRAVNAGQAQRYIIPFALLCSLFFLWAVANNLNDILLPQFQQAFTLTNFQAGLIQSAFYFGYFVIPVPAGILMKKLSYKAGIITGLFLYAIGAALFWPAAELMNYTLFLVGLFIIAAGLGCLETAANPFVTVLGPESGGHFRLNLAQTFNSFGAIIAVVFGQSLILSHVPHHSQAVLDKMTPEQLSIYKHSLVLSVQTPYMIIVAIVLLVALLIMLTKFPVLQSDNHGDGTQSTFSASLSRLVRIRHWRWAVLAQFCYVGAQTACWSYLIRYAIEEIPGMTPGFAANYLTGTMVCFFIGRFTGTWLISRFAPHKVLAAYALLAMVLCLVSAVFGGHFGLLALTLCSAFMSIQYPTIFSLGIKNLGQDTKYGSSFIVMTIIGGGIVTPVMGFVSDAAGNIPTAELVPAVCFAVIFIFARFRSQAATN, from the coding sequence ATGGGAAATACAACAATACCAACGCAGAGTTTTCGTGCGGTCAATGCCGGGCAAGCCCAGCGTTACATTATTCCTTTCGCGTTACTCTGCTCACTGTTTTTTCTTTGGGCAGTCGCTAATAACCTGAATGACATTTTACTCCCCCAGTTTCAGCAAGCCTTTACCCTGACAAACTTCCAGGCTGGCCTGATTCAATCTGCGTTCTATTTCGGCTACTTTGTCATTCCAGTGCCTGCCGGGATACTGATGAAAAAACTCAGCTATAAGGCAGGTATTATTACCGGGTTGTTTTTATATGCCATTGGTGCTGCATTATTCTGGCCTGCGGCGGAGTTAATGAATTATACATTGTTTCTAGTCGGTCTTTTTATTATAGCGGCGGGGTTAGGTTGCCTTGAAACTGCTGCTAACCCCTTTGTGACAGTGCTGGGGCCAGAGAGTGGTGGTCATTTCCGTCTTAATCTGGCGCAAACTTTTAATTCTTTTGGCGCGATTATTGCCGTTGTGTTTGGACAAAGCCTAATTTTGTCTCACGTGCCGCATCACTCTCAGGCGGTACTCGATAAAATGACGCCAGAACAGCTAAGCATTTATAAGCATAGCCTGGTGTTATCCGTACAAACGCCTTATATGATTATCGTGGCAATTGTATTGTTGGTCGCCCTGCTGATTATGTTGACCAAATTTCCGGTCCTTCAGAGCGATAATCACGGCGACGGCACACAAAGCACATTTTCTGCCTCTCTTTCCCGTCTGGTCCGGATTCGCCACTGGCGCTGGGCGGTGCTGGCGCAATTCTGCTATGTCGGCGCGCAAACTGCCTGCTGGAGCTATCTGATCCGGTACGCTATTGAAGAGATCCCCGGTATGACGCCAGGTTTCGCCGCCAACTACCTGACCGGCACCATGGTGTGCTTCTTCATCGGTCGTTTTACCGGTACATGGCTAATCAGCCGCTTCGCACCGCATAAAGTACTGGCCGCTTATGCCCTGCTTGCCATGGTGCTATGCCTGGTCTCCGCCGTATTCGGCGGCCATTTCGGTCTACTGGCCCTAACGCTGTGCAGTGCATTTATGTCTATTCAGTATCCAACCATTTTCTCCCTTGGGATTAAGAACCTGGGTCAGGACACCAAATACGGCTCGTCATTCATCGTCATGACCATTATCGGCGGCGGGATTGTGACGCCGGTCATGGGCTTTGTCAGCGATGCTGCAGGCAATATCCCAACAGCAGAACTGGTTCCGGCAGTGTGTTTTGCCGTCATCTTCATCTTTGCCCGTTTCCGTTCGCAAGCGGCAACGAATTAA
- the fucK gene encoding L-fuculokinase — translation MKQEVILVLDCGATNIRVIAVNRQGKIIARAATANASDIAIENNAWHQWSLEAIMQRFADCCRSLKTSLANCHVRGVTVTTFGVDGALVDEHGRLLYPIISWKCPRTAEVMKNIGRLLSPQRLQDISGVGAFGFNTLYKLVWLKENHPQLLEQAHAWLFISSLINHRLTGEFTTDVTMAGTSQMLDIQQRDFSHEIFQAAGLPRRLFPRLVEAGELVGNLQSDAAQWLDLPAGIPVISAGHDTQFALFGAGAAPDEPVLSSGTWEILMVRSAQVNTPLLSRYVGSTCELDSQPGLYNPGMQWLASGVLEWVRKLLWTEETPWQTLIETARRIPMGSEGVKMHCDLLGCEHAGWEGVTLNTTRGHFYRAALEGLTGQLAQNLRTLEKIGHFNATELLLVGGGSRNMLWNQIKANMLGIPIKVLDDAETTVAGAALFGWYGVGEFTSPEHARAQMHYQYRYFFPETESAPIEGV, via the coding sequence ATGAAACAAGAGGTTATTCTGGTTCTCGACTGCGGAGCGACCAATATCCGGGTCATTGCCGTTAACCGGCAAGGCAAAATTATCGCCCGTGCCGCTACGGCAAATGCCAGCGACATCGCCATAGAAAATAACGCCTGGCACCAGTGGTCTCTCGAGGCCATTATGCAACGCTTCGCGGACTGTTGCCGCTCGCTGAAGACGAGTCTGGCAAACTGCCACGTTCGCGGCGTCACGGTGACCACCTTCGGCGTTGATGGCGCGCTGGTCGATGAGCACGGCAGGCTGCTCTACCCAATCATCAGCTGGAAATGCCCACGCACCGCCGAAGTGATGAAAAATATTGGCCGCTTGCTGTCACCTCAGCGGCTTCAGGACATTTCCGGCGTGGGGGCATTTGGCTTCAATACGCTGTATAAGCTGGTGTGGCTAAAAGAAAATCACCCGCAGCTGTTGGAACAGGCACACGCCTGGCTGTTTATCTCGTCGCTGATTAACCACCGTCTGACCGGCGAATTCACCACCGACGTTACTATGGCAGGGACCAGCCAGATGCTGGATATTCAACAGCGCGATTTCAGTCATGAAATTTTTCAGGCGGCGGGTTTGCCGCGTCGGCTCTTCCCACGTCTGGTGGAAGCCGGTGAGCTCGTCGGTAATTTACAGTCTGATGCTGCCCAATGGCTTGACCTACCCGCCGGTATCCCGGTGATTTCCGCCGGACACGATACCCAGTTTGCGCTGTTTGGTGCAGGTGCCGCGCCGGATGAACCCGTCCTCTCCTCGGGAACATGGGAGATCCTGATGGTGCGTAGTGCGCAGGTCAACACGCCGCTGCTCAGTCGCTACGTCGGTTCTACCTGCGAACTGGACAGCCAGCCAGGGCTGTATAACCCTGGCATGCAGTGGCTGGCATCGGGCGTACTTGAATGGGTACGTAAACTGCTTTGGACCGAAGAGACGCCCTGGCAAACGCTGATTGAGACAGCCCGCCGCATACCCATGGGGTCCGAAGGGGTGAAAATGCACTGTGATCTCCTCGGCTGTGAGCATGCGGGCTGGGAGGGCGTCACACTCAACACCACACGCGGTCATTTTTATCGCGCTGCGCTGGAGGGCCTCACCGGGCAGCTGGCGCAGAATCTGCGCACGCTGGAAAAGATTGGTCACTTCAACGCGACTGAACTGCTGCTGGTCGGCGGTGGCAGCCGTAACATGCTGTGGAACCAGATCAAAGCCAATATGCTCGGCATCCCCATCAAGGTACTTGATGATGCAGAAACCACTGTCGCGGGGGCAGCCCTGTTTGGCTGGTACGGGGTCGGAGAATTTACGAGCCCGGAACACGCCAGAGCGCAGATGCATTATCAGTACCGCTACTTCTTTCCGGAAACCGAATCTGCACCGATTGAGGGAGTTTGA
- a CDS encoding ABC transporter ATP-binding protein codes for MNGTILSVEHLMMHFGGIKALNDVNLDVQRGSITALIGPNGAGKTTVFNCLTGFYKASGGNIFFNTRNKTTNVIQILGQKFQPGDWIHPAQFGQRLFYKMFGGTHLVNRAGLARTFQNIRLFREMSVVENLLVAQHMRVNRNLLAGVFNTPAYRRAENDALDRAFYWLEVVDLVECANRLAGEMSYGQQRRLEIARAMCTGPEMICLDEPAAGLNPVETHKLSNIIRFLRDNHGITVLLIEHDMGMVMEISDDIIVLDHGDVIARGKPEQIQHDEKVIAAYLGTDESEVTL; via the coding sequence ATGAACGGAACGATATTAAGCGTTGAACATCTGATGATGCATTTCGGCGGGATCAAGGCGTTAAACGACGTCAACCTGGACGTGCAGCGCGGTTCAATTACTGCGCTTATTGGCCCAAACGGCGCGGGAAAAACCACCGTCTTCAACTGCCTGACCGGTTTCTATAAGGCTTCCGGCGGCAATATTTTCTTCAATACGCGCAATAAGACGACCAACGTCATTCAGATCCTCGGGCAAAAATTCCAGCCAGGAGACTGGATCCACCCTGCGCAGTTTGGGCAACGCCTGTTCTACAAAATGTTCGGCGGCACTCACCTGGTGAACCGCGCCGGACTTGCGCGCACCTTTCAAAATATTCGTCTTTTTCGCGAGATGTCGGTCGTGGAAAACCTGCTCGTGGCACAGCACATGCGCGTCAATCGCAACCTGCTGGCTGGGGTATTCAATACGCCAGCGTACCGTCGGGCGGAAAACGACGCGCTGGACAGGGCCTTTTACTGGCTGGAGGTGGTCGATCTTGTGGAGTGTGCCAACCGCCTGGCGGGCGAGATGTCGTACGGTCAACAACGGCGCCTGGAGATCGCGCGGGCCATGTGCACCGGCCCGGAAATGATCTGTCTGGATGAACCCGCCGCCGGGCTGAACCCGGTAGAGACACATAAGCTGAGTAACATTATTCGTTTTCTGCGTGACAACCACGGCATAACGGTATTACTGATTGAGCACGACATGGGGATGGTGATGGAAATATCGGACGACATTATTGTGCTCGACCATGGCGATGTGATTGCCCGGGGGAAACCTGAGCAGATCCAGCATGACGAAAAGGTGATTGCCGCCTATCTGGGCACCGATGAAAGCGAGGTCACTCTATGA
- the cspF gene encoding cold shock-like protein CspF: MSRKMTGIVKSFDMHSGKGLIIPSDGRKDVFLHISAFNNNEKETLLPGIRVEFCRINGLSGPMAANVYLS, from the coding sequence TTGTCTCGTAAAATGACAGGAATTGTCAAAAGTTTTGATATGCACAGTGGCAAAGGCCTAATCATCCCTTCAGATGGTCGAAAGGACGTTTTTCTCCACATTTCAGCCTTTAATAACAACGAAAAAGAAACGCTCCTTCCCGGGATTCGCGTTGAGTTCTGTCGTATCAACGGACTCAGCGGACCGATGGCCGCAAATGTCTATCTTTCATAA